A genomic stretch from Achromobacter spanius includes:
- a CDS encoding ferredoxin--NADP reductase: MTDDSKYTRQTVTHVHTWVPDKLFSLRVTRDDGYTFLPGQFARVGLPSADDPDGPPTLWRAYSMVSAPHESGLEFYSIVVPDGLFSPRMAQLQPGDALYVEKAPYGFLTLERFAPGGDLWLLASGTGLSAYLSILRDPATWRAYRRIILVHGVRTKAELAYREEIESWGKQPDLAPLFAADPHKLVYLPIATREALPGMPQERLTTLIADGRLEQLAGLPLDPEQAKVMLCGNPDMLADARKLLGERGFKPGRRGIPGNLAVENYW, encoded by the coding sequence ATGACCGACGACTCCAAATACACGCGCCAGACCGTAACCCACGTTCATACCTGGGTGCCCGACAAGTTGTTCTCTTTGCGCGTGACGCGCGACGACGGGTATACGTTCCTGCCGGGCCAGTTCGCCCGGGTCGGTTTGCCAAGTGCCGATGATCCCGATGGTCCGCCCACGCTCTGGCGCGCATATTCGATGGTTTCCGCCCCGCATGAGTCCGGGCTGGAGTTCTATTCCATCGTGGTCCCCGACGGCCTGTTCAGCCCGCGCATGGCGCAGTTGCAACCGGGCGACGCGTTGTACGTCGAAAAAGCCCCCTACGGATTCCTGACCCTTGAGCGCTTCGCGCCGGGCGGCGACCTGTGGCTGCTGGCCTCCGGCACGGGGCTGTCAGCCTATCTGTCCATCCTGCGCGACCCCGCAACCTGGCGCGCCTATCGTCGCATCATCCTGGTGCACGGCGTGCGCACCAAGGCGGAATTGGCCTACCGCGAAGAAATTGAATCCTGGGGCAAGCAGCCGGACCTGGCGCCGCTGTTCGCGGCCGATCCGCATAAGCTGGTGTACCTGCCCATCGCCACCCGCGAAGCGCTGCCCGGCATGCCGCAAGAACGCCTGACCACCCTGATCGCCGATGGCCGGCTCGAACAATTAGCCGGGCTGCCGCTGGATCCCGAGCAGGCGAAGGTCATGCTGTGTGGCAACCCGGACATGCTGGCGGACGCTCGCAAGTTGCTGGGCGAACGCGGTTTCAAGCCCGGCCGCCGGGGCATT
- the fdxA gene encoding ferredoxin FdxA, with product MTHVVTENCIKCKYTDCVDVCPVDCFREGPNFLVIDPDECIDCAVCIPECPANAIYAEEDVPQDQMNFIALNAELSPEFASISRAKKPLPDADEWNGKQDKLQYLEK from the coding sequence ATGACCCACGTTGTCACCGAAAACTGTATTAAGTGCAAGTACACCGATTGCGTTGATGTGTGCCCGGTGGACTGTTTTCGTGAGGGTCCGAATTTCCTCGTGATCGACCCTGACGAATGCATCGACTGCGCGGTCTGCATCCCGGAATGCCCGGCCAATGCCATCTACGCCGAAGAAGATGTGCCGCAGGATCAGATGAATTTCATCGCCCTGAACGCTGAGCTCTCGCCCGAGTTCGCCAGCATCAGCCGCGCCAAGAAGCCCCTGCCGGACGCCGACGAATGGAACGGCAAGCAGGACAAGCTGCAATACCTGGAAAAATAA
- the pncB gene encoding nicotinate phosphoribosyltransferase translates to MLWCRETIRATMIITSLLDTDLYKFSMMQVVLHQFPAAQVEYRYKCRTAGADLRPYLDEIREEVHQLCQLRFTQDELDYLGGLRFIKSDFVDFLGLFHLPERCIHISEGDAPGEISIEVKGPWLHTILFEIPVLAIVNEVYFRNTRKNPDWEEGRQRLQSKMHLVLDDPALADFRVAEYGTRRRFSKVWHQEVVSTMKAQMGEHFAGTSNVLLAKQHEVLPLGTMGHEYLQACQALGPRLRDSQVFALEVWAKEYRGDLGIALSDVYGMDAFLRDFDMYFCKLFDGARHDSGDPFVWGERLLEHYRKNRVDPRAKTLVFSDSLTFPRAIELARQFAGRCKVSFGIGTNLTNDLGHEPLQIVMKMVRCNGQPVAKVSDAPEKTMCDDPAYLAYLRQVFQLPPA, encoded by the coding sequence ATGCTATGGTGTCGCGAAACGATACGCGCAACCATGATAATCACCTCGCTGCTCGACACCGATCTGTATAAATTCAGCATGATGCAGGTGGTACTGCATCAGTTTCCCGCTGCTCAGGTCGAGTACCGTTACAAGTGCCGCACCGCTGGGGCCGACTTGCGCCCCTATCTGGACGAAATCCGCGAAGAGGTGCACCAACTGTGCCAGTTGCGCTTCACCCAGGACGAACTGGATTACCTGGGCGGCTTGCGCTTCATCAAAAGCGACTTCGTCGACTTCCTTGGCTTGTTCCACCTGCCCGAGCGCTGCATCCACATCAGCGAAGGCGATGCGCCCGGCGAGATCTCGATTGAAGTGAAAGGCCCCTGGCTGCACACGATTCTGTTCGAGATCCCGGTGCTGGCCATCGTCAACGAGGTCTACTTCCGCAACACGCGCAAGAACCCCGACTGGGAAGAGGGCCGCCAACGCCTGCAGTCCAAGATGCACCTGGTGCTGGACGACCCCGCGCTGGCCGATTTCCGCGTGGCCGAATATGGCACACGCCGCCGCTTCTCGAAGGTCTGGCACCAGGAAGTGGTGTCCACCATGAAAGCCCAGATGGGCGAGCACTTCGCCGGCACCAGCAATGTGTTGCTGGCCAAGCAGCACGAAGTCCTGCCGCTGGGCACGATGGGCCACGAATACCTGCAAGCCTGCCAGGCGCTGGGCCCGCGCCTGCGCGATTCGCAGGTGTTCGCCCTGGAAGTCTGGGCCAAGGAATACCGTGGCGACCTGGGCATTGCCCTGTCGGACGTGTATGGCATGGACGCCTTCCTGCGCGACTTCGACATGTATTTCTGCAAGCTGTTCGACGGCGCCCGCCATGATTCCGGCGACCCCTTCGTCTGGGGCGAACGCCTGCTTGAGCACTATCGCAAGAACCGCGTGGACCCGCGCGCGAAGACGCTGGTGTTCTCGGATTCGTTGACGTTCCCGCGCGCCATCGAGCTGGCGCGCCAGTTCGCCGGGCGCTGCAAGGTGTCGTTCGGCATCGGCACCAACCTGACCAACGACCTGGGCCACGAGCCGCTGCAGATCGTCATGAAGATGGTTCGCTGCAACGGGCAACCGGTGGCCAAGGTGTCCGACGCACCGGAAAAGACCATGTGCGACGATCCCGCCTACTTGGCCTACTTGCGCCAGGTGTTCCAGCTACCCCCCGCCTGA
- a CDS encoding RidA family protein: protein MSSIKRFHVTKRLSDMAVYNGVAYLAGQVPDDAKLDITGQTEQVLATIDRLLAEAGTDKTKILMAQIYVANIKEFDGMNKAWDAWVADGNSPPRATVEARLANPDFKVEIIVTAAI from the coding sequence ATGAGCAGCATCAAGCGCTTCCACGTCACCAAGCGCCTGTCGGACATGGCCGTGTACAACGGTGTCGCGTATCTGGCAGGCCAGGTGCCGGACGACGCCAAGCTGGACATCACCGGCCAGACCGAGCAAGTGCTCGCCACGATCGACCGCCTGCTGGCCGAAGCCGGCACCGACAAGACCAAGATCCTGATGGCCCAGATCTACGTGGCCAACATCAAGGAATTCGACGGCATGAACAAGGCCTGGGACGCTTGGGTTGCTGACGGCAATTCGCCCCCGCGCGCCACCGTCGAAGCCCGTTTGGCCAATCCCGACTTCAAGGTCGAGATCATCGTGACGGCCGCGATCTAA